The Kluyvera intermedia genome window below encodes:
- the yigB gene encoding 5-amino-6-(5-phospho-D-ribitylamino)uracil phosphatase YigB — protein MRFYRPLGTIAALTFDLDDTLYDNRPVIDRTMQESLAFIRGYHPALANFDARMLQGWRDELLKSEPEIYHDVTEWRWRALEFGLRQAGLTAQEAANGADAAMANFAEWRSRIDVPQETHDTLTALAKKWPLVAITNGNAQPELFGLSGYFQFALRAGPDGRSKPYADMYHLAAEKLNVPLAQILHVGDDLTTDVAGAIRCGMQACWIKPENADLMQTADSRLLPHIEISRLASLTSLI, from the coding sequence ATGCGTTTTTATCGACCGCTGGGCACCATTGCCGCGTTGACCTTTGACCTTGACGATACCCTTTACGATAACCGCCCGGTCATTGACCGGACGATGCAAGAGTCGCTGGCTTTTATTCGCGGATATCATCCGGCACTGGCGAATTTTGACGCGCGCATGTTGCAAGGCTGGCGTGATGAACTGCTGAAAAGCGAACCGGAAATTTACCACGACGTCACCGAGTGGCGCTGGCGTGCGCTGGAATTTGGTCTGCGTCAGGCGGGGCTAACGGCACAAGAAGCTGCCAATGGCGCTGATGCGGCAATGGCTAATTTTGCCGAGTGGCGTAGCCGGATCGATGTACCACAGGAAACCCACGATACGCTGACTGCGCTTGCGAAAAAATGGCCGCTGGTGGCGATCACCAACGGTAACGCTCAGCCGGAACTGTTCGGCCTGAGTGGCTACTTCCAGTTTGCGTTGCGCGCGGGTCCCGACGGGCGATCCAAGCCATACGCCGATATGTACCATTTGGCGGCTGAAAAACTGAATGTACCGCTGGCCCAAATCCTCCACGTGGGCGATGACCTTACCACCGACGTTGCGGGCGCTATCCGCTGCGGCATGCAGGCGTGCTGGATCAAACCGGAAAATGCTGACCTGATGCAGACCGCCGACAGCCGTTTGTTGCCGCACATTGAGATTTCGCGGTTGGCATCTCTGACCTCGCTGATATAA
- the corA gene encoding magnesium/cobalt transporter CorA, whose translation MLSAFQLEKNRLTRLEADEIEHLASSVWVDLVEPDDDERNRVQKDLGQNLATRPELEDIEASARFFEDEDGLHIHSFFFYEDADDHAGNSTVAFTIREGRLFTLRERELPAFRLYRMRSRSQLMVDGNAYELLLDLFETKIEQLADEIENIYSDLEKLSRVIMEGRQGDEYDDALSTLAELEDIGWKVRLCLMDTQRALNFLVRKARLPANQLEQAREILRDIESLLPHNESLFQKVNFLMQAAMGFINIEQNRIIKIFSVVSVVFLPPTLVASSYGMNFEFMPELRWSFGYPGAIIFMILAGLAPYLYFKRKNWL comes from the coding sequence ATGCTGAGCGCATTTCAACTGGAAAAAAATCGTTTAACGCGTCTTGAAGCGGACGAGATTGAACACCTGGCCAGCTCGGTCTGGGTTGATTTAGTCGAGCCGGATGACGATGAACGAAACCGTGTGCAAAAGGATTTGGGCCAGAACCTGGCCACGCGCCCTGAACTGGAAGACATCGAAGCATCCGCACGTTTTTTTGAAGACGAAGACGGCCTGCACATCCACTCCTTCTTCTTTTATGAAGATGCGGACGATCACGCAGGTAACTCAACCGTCGCATTTACTATCCGCGAAGGACGCCTGTTTACTCTGCGCGAACGCGAACTGCCAGCGTTTCGCCTGTACCGTATGCGTTCGCGTAGCCAGCTCATGGTGGACGGTAACGCCTACGAATTGCTGCTCGATCTGTTCGAAACCAAAATCGAACAACTGGCGGATGAAATTGAAAATATCTACAGTGATCTGGAAAAGCTCAGCCGTGTGATTATGGAAGGGCGTCAGGGCGATGAGTACGATGATGCACTTTCAACGCTGGCAGAACTGGAAGATATCGGCTGGAAGGTGCGCCTGTGTCTGATGGATACCCAGCGCGCGCTGAACTTCCTGGTGCGTAAGGCACGTCTGCCAGCAAACCAGCTTGAGCAAGCGCGTGAAATCCTGCGAGATATCGAATCCCTGCTGCCGCACAACGAATCCCTGTTCCAGAAGGTTAACTTCCTGATGCAGGCGGCGATGGGCTTTATCAATATCGAGCAGAACCGCATCATCAAGATCTTCTCGGTGGTATCCGTGGTATTCCTGCCGCCAACGCTTGTGGCATCCAGCTATGGGATGAACTTTGAGTTTATGCCGGAGCTGCGCTGGAGCTTTGGTTATCCAGGGGCGATTATCTTTATGATTCTGGCGGGACTTGCGCCGTATTTGTACTTTAAGCGCAAGAACTGGCTGTAA
- the yigI gene encoding acyl-CoA thioesterase YigI: protein MSAQLTAEDALKLVGEIFVYHMPFNRALNLELEVYEKAFAQLSFNNQPMMVGNWAQSILHGGVIASALDVAAGLVCVGSTLARHDTINEDELRQRLSKMGTIDLRVDYLRPGRGTRFTATSTLLRAGNKVAVARVELHNEEQTHIASATATYMVG from the coding sequence ATGTCTGCACAACTCACCGCCGAAGACGCTCTCAAGCTGGTTGGGGAAATATTTGTCTACCACATGCCGTTTAACCGGGCGCTGAATCTCGAGCTGGAGGTCTACGAAAAGGCCTTCGCGCAGCTGAGTTTTAACAATCAACCGATGATGGTCGGCAACTGGGCACAAAGTATTCTGCACGGAGGGGTGATTGCCTCGGCATTGGATGTTGCAGCCGGTCTGGTGTGCGTAGGCAGTACGCTGGCTCGCCATGACACGATCAATGAAGACGAGCTGCGCCAGCGGTTGTCAAAAATGGGCACTATCGATCTGCGTGTAGACTATTTACGCCCTGGCCGCGGTACTCGTTTTACCGCCACCAGTACGCTCCTGCGCGCAGGGAATAAGGTTGCCGTGGCCCGCGTGGAGTTGCACAACGAAGAACAAACGCATATCGCCAGCGCCACCGCGACATATATGGTGGGATAA
- the uvrD gene encoding DNA helicase II: MDVSYLLDSLNDKQREAVAAKRTNMLVLAGAGSGKTRVLVHRIAWLQSVENCSPYSIMAVTFTNKAAAEMRHRIAQLMGTSQGGMWVGTFHGLAHRLLRAHHLDANLPQDFQILDSEDQLRLLKRLIKAMNLDEKQWPPRQAMWFINSQKDEGLRPHHLQSYGNPVEQTWQKVYQAYQEACDRAGLVDFAELLLRAHELWFNKPHILQHYRERFSNILVDEFQDTNNIQYAWIRLLAGDTGKVMIVGDDDQSIYGWRGAQVENIQRFLNDFPGAETIRLEQNYRSTNNILSAANALIENNNGRLGKKLWTDGVDGEPISLYCAFNELDEARFVVNRIKTWQDNGGALEQCAILYRSNAQSRVLEEALLQVSMPYRIYGGMRFFERQEIKDALSYLRLISNRNDDAAFERVVNTPTRGIGDRTLDVVRQTSRERQLTLWQACRELLQEKALAGRAASALQRFMELIDALAQETADMPLHVQTDRVVKDSGLRMMYEQEKGEKGQTRIENLDELVTATRQFSYNDEEEDLLPLQAFLSHAALEAGEGQADTWQDAVQLMTLHSAKGLEFPQVFIVGMEEGMFPSQMSLDEGGRLEEERRLAYVGVTRAMQKLTLTYAETRRLYGKEVYHRPSRFIGELPEACVEEVRLRATVSRPVNHQRMGTPMAENDTGYKLGQRVRHAKFGEGTIVNLEGSGEHSRLQVAFQGQGIKWLVAAYARLETV, encoded by the coding sequence ATGGACGTTTCTTACCTGCTCGACAGCCTCAACGATAAACAGCGCGAAGCCGTCGCGGCTAAGCGCACCAATATGCTGGTGCTGGCGGGTGCAGGCAGTGGTAAGACGCGCGTGCTGGTACACCGTATCGCCTGGCTGCAAAGCGTGGAAAACTGCTCGCCGTATTCCATCATGGCAGTGACCTTTACCAACAAAGCGGCGGCGGAAATGCGCCACCGTATCGCGCAGTTGATGGGAACCTCTCAGGGTGGGATGTGGGTCGGTACCTTCCACGGGCTGGCACACCGACTGCTGCGCGCCCACCATCTGGACGCCAACCTGCCGCAGGATTTCCAAATCCTCGACAGCGAAGATCAGCTGCGTTTGCTGAAACGTCTGATCAAGGCGATGAACCTTGATGAGAAGCAGTGGCCGCCGCGTCAGGCGATGTGGTTTATCAACAGCCAGAAGGACGAAGGGCTGCGCCCGCATCATCTGCAAAGCTACGGCAATCCGGTGGAGCAGACCTGGCAGAAGGTCTATCAGGCCTATCAGGAAGCGTGTGACCGTGCCGGATTGGTGGATTTCGCCGAGCTGCTGCTGCGCGCTCACGAGCTGTGGTTTAACAAGCCGCATATCCTTCAGCACTACCGTGAACGTTTCTCGAATATTCTGGTGGATGAATTCCAGGATACCAACAACATTCAGTACGCGTGGATCCGCCTGCTGGCCGGTGACACTGGCAAGGTGATGATCGTTGGCGACGACGACCAGTCAATTTACGGCTGGCGTGGGGCACAGGTAGAAAACATCCAGCGCTTCCTGAACGATTTTCCCGGCGCCGAAACTATTCGTCTTGAGCAGAACTACCGCTCGACCAATAACATTCTGAGCGCCGCGAACGCCCTGATTGAAAACAACAACGGACGTCTGGGGAAAAAGCTGTGGACCGATGGCGTTGATGGCGAACCGATCTCTCTTTACTGTGCGTTTAACGAACTCGACGAAGCGCGTTTCGTCGTCAATCGTATTAAAACCTGGCAGGACAACGGCGGCGCGCTGGAACAGTGCGCCATTCTCTACCGTAGCAACGCCCAATCGCGTGTGCTGGAAGAGGCATTGTTGCAGGTCAGTATGCCGTACCGTATCTACGGGGGAATGCGATTCTTCGAGCGCCAGGAAATCAAAGATGCGCTCTCTTACCTGCGCCTGATCTCCAACCGTAATGACGATGCCGCCTTTGAGCGCGTGGTGAATACGCCAACGCGCGGCATTGGTGATCGTACGCTGGACGTGGTGCGTCAGACTTCGCGGGAGCGCCAGCTGACGCTGTGGCAAGCCTGTCGCGAGCTGTTGCAAGAAAAAGCCCTGGCCGGGCGCGCAGCAAGCGCGCTACAGCGCTTTATGGAGCTGATTGACGCGCTGGCACAGGAAACCGCCGATATGCCGCTGCACGTGCAGACGGACAGGGTGGTGAAAGACTCTGGCCTGCGCATGATGTATGAGCAGGAAAAGGGCGAGAAAGGCCAGACGCGTATCGAAAACTTAGACGAACTGGTGACGGCAACGCGCCAGTTCAGCTACAACGATGAAGAAGAAGATTTACTGCCGTTGCAGGCGTTTCTCTCCCATGCTGCGCTGGAAGCTGGGGAAGGTCAGGCCGACACCTGGCAGGATGCGGTACAGCTGATGACCCTGCACTCGGCCAAAGGCCTGGAGTTCCCGCAGGTGTTTATCGTTGGTATGGAAGAGGGCATGTTCCCAAGCCAGATGTCGTTGGATGAAGGCGGGCGTCTGGAAGAAGAGCGTCGCCTGGCCTATGTTGGCGTCACCCGTGCCATGCAAAAGCTGACGTTAACCTACGCGGAAACACGCCGTCTGTATGGTAAAGAGGTGTATCACCGTCCGTCGCGCTTTATCGGTGAGCTGCCAGAAGCGTGCGTAGAAGAAGTGCGTTTGCGCGCTACGGTAAGTCGTCCGGTCAATCATCAGCGCATGGGCACTCCGATGGCGGAAAACGATACCGGCTATAAGCTGGGGCAGCGCGTTCGCCATGCCAAGTTTGGTGAAGGGACTATCGTCAATCTGGAAGGTAGTGGTGAACATAGCCGACTGCAGGTTGCGTTCCAGGGGCAAGGAATCAAATGGCTAGTGGCAGCCTATGCTAGATTGGAAACGGTATAA
- the pldA gene encoding phospholipase A: MRFSWSGLLALLLPISAFAQEATIKEVHDVPAVRGSIIANLLQEHDNPFTLYPYESNYLLYTWTSDLNKEAIRTYNWAENARKDEVKFQLSLAFPLWRGILGDNSVLAASYTQRSWWQLSNSDESAPFRETNYEPQVFLGFATDYRFAGWTLRDVEMGYNHDSNGRSDPTSRSWNRLYARLMAQNGNWLVEVKPWYVLGETDDNPDITKYMGYYRLKIGYQLGDAVLSAQGQYNWNTGYGGAELGVSYPITKHVRFYTQVYSGYGESLIDYNFNQTRVGVGVMLNDLF, translated from the coding sequence ATGCGGTTCTCATGGAGTGGGTTACTGGCGCTACTGCTGCCTATCTCAGCGTTTGCGCAGGAAGCAACAATTAAAGAAGTGCATGATGTGCCCGCAGTGCGCGGCAGTATTATCGCCAATTTGCTGCAAGAGCATGATAATCCATTCACGCTCTATCCTTATGAGAGTAACTACCTGCTGTACACCTGGACCAGCGATCTCAATAAAGAGGCGATTCGCACCTATAACTGGGCAGAGAATGCGCGCAAGGATGAGGTCAAATTCCAGCTGAGCCTGGCATTCCCGCTATGGCGTGGGATCCTGGGAGATAACTCGGTGCTGGCCGCATCTTATACACAGCGCTCATGGTGGCAACTCTCCAATAGCGATGAGTCCGCGCCGTTTCGTGAAACGAACTATGAACCACAGGTATTCCTCGGTTTCGCGACCGATTACCGGTTTGCGGGCTGGACCCTACGTGACGTTGAAATGGGCTACAACCATGATTCTAATGGTCGTTCCGACCCGACTTCCCGCAGCTGGAACCGTCTCTATGCTCGTCTGATGGCGCAAAACGGCAACTGGCTGGTAGAAGTGAAGCCGTGGTACGTGCTGGGTGAAACCGATGACAACCCGGATATCACCAAGTATATGGGCTATTACCGGCTGAAAATCGGTTACCAGTTAGGCGATGCGGTACTCAGCGCACAGGGGCAATATAACTGGAACACCGGCTACGGCGGTGCAGAGTTGGGGGTGAGTTACCCGATAACTAAGCACGTTCGTTTTTATACCCAAGTTTACAGCGGTTATGGTGAGTCACTTATCGACTATAACTTTAACCAGACTCGTGTGGGTGTTGGTGTGATGCTTAACGATCTGTTTTAA
- the ysgD gene encoding YsgD/CorL family protein encodes MDTPSRCWLTFLSSRNNS; translated from the coding sequence TTGGACACACCCAGTAGATGCTGGCTCACCTTCCTGTCATCCAGGAACAACTCCTAA
- the rarD gene encoding EamA family transporter RarD: protein MDPKQTRQGVLLALAAYFIWGIAPAYFKLIYYVPADEILTHRVIWSFFFMVALISISRQWSQVRTLLKTPKKVFLLALSAVLIGGNWLLFIWSVNNHHMLEASLGYFVNPLVNIVLGMIFLGERFRRMQWLAVILAICGVLVQLWTFGSLPLIALGLAFSFAFYGLVRKKIAVDAQTGMLFETLWLLPLAAIYLFGIADSATSHMGNNPWSLNLLLIAAGVVTTIPLLCFTGAATRLRLSTLGFFQYIGPTLMFLLAVTFYGEVPGADKMVTFAFIWVALAVFVMDAIYTQRRGRRG from the coding sequence ATGGATCCCAAACAGACGCGTCAGGGCGTGCTTCTTGCCCTTGCCGCCTATTTTATCTGGGGCATCGCTCCCGCCTACTTTAAGTTGATTTACTACGTTCCCGCCGATGAGATACTGACTCATCGCGTCATCTGGTCATTTTTCTTTATGGTGGCGCTGATCAGCATCAGCCGTCAGTGGTCGCAGGTCAGAACGCTGCTCAAAACCCCAAAAAAGGTCTTTCTGCTAGCACTTTCGGCAGTACTGATTGGCGGTAACTGGCTGCTGTTTATCTGGTCAGTCAATAACCATCACATGCTGGAAGCCAGCCTGGGGTACTTTGTTAACCCACTGGTGAACATTGTGTTGGGGATGATTTTCCTCGGCGAGCGCTTTCGACGGATGCAATGGCTGGCGGTGATTCTGGCGATTTGCGGCGTGCTGGTACAGCTATGGACGTTCGGTTCGCTCCCGCTCATCGCATTAGGATTAGCGTTTAGCTTCGCGTTCTACGGCCTGGTGCGTAAGAAAATCGCCGTTGATGCGCAGACCGGCATGCTGTTTGAAACACTCTGGCTGCTGCCGCTAGCGGCGATTTATCTCTTCGGCATTGCCGACAGCGCAACGAGTCATATGGGAAATAACCCGTGGTCGCTCAATCTGCTGCTGATTGCCGCAGGTGTGGTCACGACGATTCCCTTGCTGTGCTTTACCGGTGCAGCAACCCGTCTGCGCCTATCGACGCTCGGTTTCTTCCAGTATATCGGCCCAACGCTGATGTTCCTGTTGGCGGTAACGTTCTACGGCGAAGTGCCGGGGGCGGATAAGATGGTGACCTTTGCGTTTATCTGGGTCGCACTGGCGGTATTTGTGATGGATGCGATTTATACCCAGCGACGGGGCCGTCGGGGTTAA